One window from the genome of Penaeus monodon isolate SGIC_2016 chromosome 2, NSTDA_Pmon_1, whole genome shotgun sequence encodes:
- the LOC119583437 gene encoding neuroparsin-A-like, with protein sequence MRTTTITCILATCCLALLMQWAAAAPRCKIHDRTSHDNCKYGTARDWCRNTVCAKGPGESCGGYRWENGKCGLGMICSCGRCSGCSIIDGTCSPHSMVCVSN encoded by the exons ATGAGAACCACAACCATCACATGCATTCTTGCCACCTGCTGCCTCGCCCTCCTCATGCA GTGGGCGGCAGCGGCTCCCAGGTGTAAGATCCACGACCGCACGTCACACGACAACTGCAAATATGGCACGGCGAGGGACTGGTGTCGGAACACGGTCTGTGCCAAG gGACCGGGGGAGTCCTGCGGAGGCTACAGGTGGGAGAACGGGAAGTGCGGCCTCGGGATGATATGCTCCTGCGGGCGGTGCTCCGGCTGCTCCATCATCGACGGCACGTGCTCGCCCCACTCGATGGTCTGCGTCTCGAATTAG